Part of the Alosa alosa isolate M-15738 ecotype Scorff River chromosome 18, AALO_Geno_1.1, whole genome shotgun sequence genome is shown below.
gtgcttgtatgtgtgcgtgtgtgtgtgtgtgtgcgtgtgtgtgtgtgtgtgtctacacctATATGCAACACTTgcagacatactgtactcaagtaTGGATCTCCTCACATTGTGTGTATGAATACTCTCACCAGTTCCATGTGGTCATCAGAAAGCTGTGACTTGGAAGCTAGTTGTTCACATTTCTGTTACTGAAAAGCAAACCATGACAGTGAAGGTGACTAATTAGCTTTCGTCATGGTTATTGATTCACTTTACACTTAACACAAATCAGCATCTTTAGCCAAAATGCTGTTTAACTTATTTCAATGCATTATCCAACCATGTAAAACACTAAAGCATTCCTTTGAAATCAGTAGCTTGAGTATATAAATATTACACTAAGGTGTAATGCCAAACTCTATTCATTTGATTCATGGCCAAAATTTCCTGGGTGTTGCTACCTCGTGTGGAAAACAAAGAGTGAAATAGGTGTTGAGTCGATGAGATTAATATCGCTCTGGATGTCCACCATCAGATGTTCAATAATTGTGATCAAAGTAGATCAAACTACATCACCACATTTAACCGTTTTATATTGCAATGCATATGACCTTGTACATAGTGTAAGATAAAAATCAGTTTTACAGACTGTATAATTGCCTCTATTTTGTTTCCAATGTGAAACAGATTTATGAAACAACCTAACTCATTAAAAGACAGAAGTGAAAGCCATTGTGGTTTTGAGTTTGTTTAAGTGTTTGTTCTCCATTTTACATATCAGTGTGTGTAATTGCTGTGTAAATATTGTGATGTTATAATTTTAAAACCAggccaacaacattgtttgaTGTACTTTTGTTTATTAATTGTCCTAATAATGGAAATTATAACAGTAACATTTCATGTTGTAGACCTTTATAATCTGATGGTTCATTAGGTTACTTATACAAAGTACACAAATGAACCTCTCTCTTGCTATGTATATAAATCAGAAAGCAAAGTATTCTATAGAATATTATGAGACAAGTCTGTATGTGAGGTTGACATGAGGACTACAGTATGCACTTGAAGGAGCCAACCTGAATCTGTAACCGCAAGTTTGCTAGTGTTCTCTTCAATAATAAAAGCCACATTTCTTTCTAATATGCATTGCTAGCACAGCTGTGTGCAGATACCACTGAGTGAAATTATCTGTTCTCTGTAATGCACATTACATTGATTACATTATTTTTGTGCAGGTGCGTATGTTTGTTGTAGTGGCATTTACAGTCCAGCAGGTGGCAGAATGTAGCTGTGTAGGTGGAAGTCCTATTTCATCTGTCTACATAATAAAACAACTGCAACCTTTCTACAGCATGACAGTGCTAATAATGGGTTGAATCAAAGTACTGAATCAGCTACAGTTGAAACTTCATATGGCCTCATAGAAAAATAAgtattttcttgtttttttctattttggGAAATGCTCTGTTGAAAAGTCTTTGATATTTGTAATTGTGCTGCATTAGATGTAGATGTCCTTTTGGCTCTCTTTCACACGGCTGTACCACGGTCAATCTCTCCCAGACGATTTCCTCGTGATGACCTTGTTGACTCCAGGTCAATACAGCTCTGACCTTCAGACTTCTCTTTGTCCTTCTCCTTGTCCTTGCTCTCACCACTTGacctaactcacacacacatttagtgaAGTGCAAGTGAATGAATACACAGCAATTATTCCTAGACAGTCATACTCTAATGTCTCTATATCACTAAAGGAAGTGAGTTCACATAGGGGGCTCTATCCACCCTGGAAACTAAATTTGTTTAGTATCTAGAAaagttgtttatgtgtgtgtgacttctcaCTTCTTCTTGAAGAGTTTCTTGAAGGAGCTCCTAAAGCCCTTTCCTCCCTCCTGCTTCCTGCTTCGCTCACTCAGCGGCGTGTGATGGTTCTCTTCTGTCACACCCCTCCACTTTAGTTCCTCCCCCCACGGTGGGCTTACAGAGTCCTGCGGGAGCAGGCGATAGCCCAAATCAGGGTCAGAATCACAGATTTCCCATAACTGGCCCGAACTTATAATCAACTTAAATAAAATGAATGTACATGATAGCTATTGTGTGGTATGTGGTAGCATTTACTTGATTATTGCACTTAAGTATCTCGCTGGTGATGTTAAATTAGATTTAGTTAAGACTCAGGACTGCGCTTTCGAAATTAGGGCCCATTGTGTTTTGCAGCCTCACCTTGGTGTGCATCACGTGCGTCTGGTCCTCCgtgtcagtgtgcgtgtgtgcgtgtgtgtcatggtgCCTCAGGCGGCCCTTGGCGCTGGACTGGCGCTCCAGTCGTGGGTGGACGCCACTGCGGCCCGAGTGGGCCGGGCTGTCGATGCTGTCCAGCTGCAGGCCGTTGAGCGACTTGCTCTTCCTCTGGACGGCCTGCAGGGGTCGAGGCCTCATCAGCCCCACCGAGTCGGGAGACACACAGCCGCGGCCCGCCCTGTACGCCCTGCCTTCGTTGCTCCGCCTgctggcggcggcggcggcggcgtgCGATGGGTTACCGGGGCTGGGTGCCGGGCTGCAGCGCACAAAGGCGATATCGATGCTGGAGTCGGAGGAAGCGGACGGGCTGGACGGGCAGCGCTCACACGCGGACGAGTCGCCCCCACCACCCAGGCCCTCGTAAGGCAGGAAGGCGCCCAGAGCAGAGGCCAGTGCCGAGCCGGCCCCCTCGGCCTCTGGGATGCTCCGCAGGGGCGACATGGGCGACTTGAGGCGCCCGTCAGCATCTGGCAGGAAGGAGACGGGCGACGGGACATCGGGTTCGTAGCGGTGCGGCTCGGCCTCCCAGTCCTGGTAGAGCTTCACGTTGACAGCGGCTGCTTTACTGCGGAATCGGCTGCTGGGCTCACTGGCACACATGTGGGTAGAATGACAAACTAAATTAGCGATGTTCCACTTGGTGACTAGATGGTTAGTGATaagaatatataaaaaaatatgatcTGATAATGGCAGGAAGGGAGTATAAAGAGGCAGCATAAGTTTAATTTTTaagtaaaacttttttttttgctcaaagTGAATTtgaaaactaaataaataacGGCAAGCAATTATGCAACAAAATATATGCACTATAATTATATCTAATATTATAGTAACAAATAACAAGTACTACTATAATCATGATGAGAAGAAGGCTTTGTTAGCCTTTGAGTAACTCACAGTAAAGCACTGGGGGAACAGTAGTTAACTGCAGGTTCATAGTCGCCCATTTTGTAGAGCTGTTTCACTGATGACCTGACATCACAATGAGACAGTTTACTGAAGATGCCACAGCACCAGCCCTATCACACATAACACATCTGCACTTATACATTGTATTCATAATCTAATTCATGAGGTACAGACCATACAAACTGTCTCCATACCAGCCACCAGCCATGATTTACTTTTAAGTGACTGGTGAATTTGACCATTTATCTGACAGTAGCTGGTAAAAGTTAATTGccaaacctgacacacacacacacacacacacacacacactgacctgctgAGCTCCTTGCGTGTCTGTATGAGTCGCTCGTGCGGGTGCTGGTGTGTGCgcggcgtgtgtgcgtgtgtgtgtgcatgagggtgTGTGATCAGCTCCTGGTTGTGCTGCAGCAGGTGGTTGTACTGCGTGGTGAAGGTGCGCAggtgctgcacacacaccagcagaagGTAATAGTCCGGGTGCTCCGACTCTGTCTGTCGCAGCAGGctctaaaaaacacacacacacacacacacacacacatacacacaaatacacaagtaGAGGAAGGAACTAATTAGCAACAGCAGCATTATGAGTGAAATAATTCATACATTATGTTCAAACACCACCAGTCCATGTTTTAGTGTTCTGCACCACAATGAAACATCAATATTTTCAGTGTTATTATGACGCTAATGTTATTCAGAGACACAGATCACCTGTAGGAGTGCAAGGTACTCTGGGATGCGTTGCACAGGCTGGAGAAGCAAGTTGTGGAGGGATGGGCGTGTGTCATCTCCTATGATGTCACCCTAGAACCAGGAggatagccaatcagagccaagTAATCACTTTCCCAGTCCACTGCAAATTAAAGAACCCATCTGAAAGGTGATTGTGCCTGAAGGACATGGTTTGAAATCATCTGACACAAATAATTTGCCTCGGTCATCAGACAACCCATTTTCCATTTATTATGCAGCTTTTCTGATAGAATCAGCCAGGTGTGAAGAGTTACTTTCAGCTTGCCTTCCCATGACCCAGTTTATTGCGAACCAAAGCACCAACTTCAATGAACTGAGTTGTCTTATCTGGCGCTCTGTGGCAGTGCTACATGGCTAATGGCATGGGGACCCCCACTGTACCTCTAAGAGGCCGGCCAGTTTGGGCGAGCCAGATGTGAACATActgaccacagacacacactctggaaGCTCCTTCAGGTAGGACACATAGTGCTCCAGGAAATCACTCTGAAGatgacacgcacacatacccacacacagagagggagagagagagagagggatactgAGTCGACAAAATGAAGCTTTAGATACTTTAGAGACTTAAGATACTTTAGATACTTTAGAGCCTCTCTaaataactatgctaacaaaaACAACCAACCCCTGAGAGGTGGGAACATTTCTGTTGGTCATTCAGCTGATCatgattcattttttttcttttgcaaacATTGTGATTGTTTGTGATTATGCTTAATTTGACAAAAACTGCTCAGTCACAAAGCTATATACAGAAACAGTTTCTATCTCTATATCTTTAAATGATGCTGTGATCCCTGTGCGTGGCTCAGCACCTCTTTGCTGGTGAGCCGAAGAAATACATCTCCCATGATGCCCTGCCACTGACTCTTGAGGACCCTCTCCTGTAGCACATGTAGCAGCTCCAGGTGCTGCTGGATCAGGAACCTCAAAGACGAGGGAAagggcctgagagagagagagggagagagagtcgatGAAGAAGGTCACGGCACTGTCCTGTTTACGACATGTCTTTCTGCTTAATGACTTCTAATTAAGTTTGTGAGAATATGGGctagaggaagagagtgagcgacagagagagagagacagacacgaGCTTTGCTGCTCTGAATTGAGGTTAAGGAGTTTCTTTATTCAGCATTTCCTGTTTAACCCTATGCCACCCTGTTAATTTCATTTGAGGGGCTCTTTTAGATGCAATGTGTGTGGAATTCATTCAGACCTGTGTGCTGGTGCACTCTTTCACatgcatctctctgtgtgtgtgtgtgtgtgtgtgtgtgtgtgtgtgtgtgtgtgtgtgtgtgtgtgtgtgtgtgtgtgtttgtgtgtgtttgtgtgtgtttgtgtttgtgtgtgtgtgtatgcgtgcgtgcgtgtgtgtgtgtgtgtgtgtgtgtgtgtgtgtgtgtgtgtgtgttagggtgcaGGGTTAGAGACGTTGTGGTACCGTTTGTCTTTGTGGCTGGCATTTTCGGACCCATTGAAAGTGATGTTGGCCTTTAGGAGAAGGGAAAGATAAGAGACGTAGACTCGCTCTGACTCCAGCAGCTCCAGAGCAGCAGTCTGCCTCTTAcctatgtaaacacacacaagccattGTTCATGGTTACAACAGAAAATGTAAGTTAGTTTAGCATTTGTAaatcagctggtgtgtgtgtgtgtgtgtgtgtgtgtgtgtgtgtgtgtgtgtgtgtgtgtgtgtgtgtgtgtgtgtgtgtgtgtgtgtgtgtctgtctcactgAGGTCCTGGTTACTCTGCTCTGTCAGGTCCttgctctctttcctctctcgcCACACTGGAGACTTGGAATTACTCCTTTGGGTCTGTGGAACCCCTTCTGGCTCTGAGTTTGAgactatacaacacacacacacacacacacacacacacacacacacacacacaaccatcaccTTGACATTTGTCATAAATGCATAGTTGTTTAAAAGATGCAATGTCATTTAAAGGATGTCTGTCATGTCCAATAGCTTACTCTGATTGGTTGGAAGGCTGGTGATGTAGTGTTGAATGAGACTGAGTTCCGTCTGGCTGGACAGAGAGGCGTGTCCGTCCAATGACCCATCCCCTCTAGAGCCTTTCCTGTCAATAATGCAACAGAACAACCCTCAGAAGATGTGGATCATGACGTATGagtgacactctctctctctcttcctctctctgtcacacctGTGTTGGAAGTTGTAGGTCTGCAGTAGCTCCAGGTCTCGCTGTAGTTCTTTCTGTTTGTAGCTCAGCTGAGAGATCTGTGCCAACACTCCACCCAGGTCCTCCtgatcacagcacacacatcccAACTCTTAACTCCTAACAACTATAAGATCAACCGTAAAAGCATCTTACAATGACAACATATCCCATCAGTGGTCAATGACAACTGCAAAGCGGAACATGATAGTGTACCTGAATGGTGTTTATTGTGTTTCTGATAGATAGAATCTTTTCATTGTTGTCCCGGTGATGAGATGACACTCTGTCTTCCATTTGCCGTCCTCCTTGCTGTAAGACAGACACGTCTCGCACCACGTCTCCGAGCCCTGACTTCAGATCAGCCCAAAGagcgtgcatctgtgtgtatgtgtgtgtgtgtgtgtgtgtgtgtgtgtgtgtgtgtgtgtgtgtgtgtgtgtgtgtgtgtgtgcgcgtttgtgtgcatgtgtgtgacaaagagagagagagcgagagagagaaagagagaaagatgacaaGAGTCAAATGACAGAAAGTCTTAGTCTTTTTCTTTCCCTGGCTTGTGTCTACTGTACCGTGTCTGTGTGCAAGTGTCTGTGTGCAAGTCAGTAcataagagagagaaacattgtGAGTTTGTGTTACATGGTCTAATGTTATTACGGTTACAGAGGTCTTGAAAGCTATATTTGGAGTGAGCCCAGTCACACTCTCTTTATTAGCCACTGATTGTCCACTCGAA
Proteins encoded:
- the arhgef33 gene encoding rho guanine nucleotide exchange factor 33, translating into MENGKADDGDDGLVDETDLHLAQMHALWADLKSGLGDVVRDVSVLQQGGRQMEDRVSSHHRDNNEKILSIRNTINTIQEDLGGVLAQISQLSYKQKELQRDLELLQTYNFQHRKGSRGDGSLDGHASLSSQTELSLIQHYITSLPTNQISNSEPEGVPQTQRSNSKSPVWRERKESKDLTEQSNQDLSKRQTAALELLESERVYVSYLSLLLKANITFNGSENASHKDKRPFPSSLRFLIQQHLELLHVLQERVLKSQWQGIMGDVFLRLTSKESDFLEHYVSYLKELPECVSVGDIIGDDTRPSLHNLLLQPVQRIPEYLALLQSLLRQTESEHPDYYLLLVCVQHLRTFTTQYNHLLQHNQELITHPHAHTHAHTPRTHQHPHERLIQTRKELSRSSVKQLYKMGDYEPAVNYCSPSALLEPSSRFRSKAAAVNVKLYQDWEAEPHRYEPDVPSPVSFLPDADGRLKSPMSPLRSIPEAEGAGSALASALGAFLPYEGLGGGGDSSACERCPSSPSASSDSSIDIAFVRCSPAPSPGNPSHAAAAAASRRSNEGRAYRAGRGCVSPDSVGLMRPRPLQAVQRKSKSLNGLQLDSIDSPAHSGRSGVHPRLERQSSAKGRLRHHDTHAHTHTDTEDQTHVMHTKDSVSPPWGEELKWRGVTEENHHTPLSERSRKQEGGKGFRSSFKKLFKKKSSGESKDKEKDKEKSEGQSCIDLESTRSSRGNRLGEIDRGTAV